The genomic DNA TCCTTCCATTCCATTGTGCATTAGATGTTGCCCGTGAGAAAGCGCGCGGTAATAAAGCCATTGGCACCACTGGACGGGGTATTGGTCCTGCATATGAAGACAAAGTCTCTCGTCGCGGTTTGCGCATTGGTGATTTGTTTAATGCAGAACTATTTGCGACTAAGTTACAAGAAGTTATGAAATACCATAACTTTATGCTAACTGAGTACTACCATGTTGAAGCCGTTGATTATCAGCAAACACTAGATGATGCATTGGCAATTGCTGATTATCTCAAAAGCATGTGTACTGATGTCAGTGAAATGTTAGATGTTGCCCGTAAAGCGGGTGAGCCCATTCTATTTGAAGGCGCTCAAGGAACATTATTGGATATCGACCACGGTACTTATCCATTTGTGACCTCATCAAACACAACTGCGGGTGGTGTTGCGACGGGTTCAGGTTTTGGTCCTCGTCATCTAGACTATGTGTTAGGCATCATGAAAGCGTACACGACGCGTGTCGGTGCGGGTCCATTCCCAACGGAATTAACCAATGAAATTGGTGATTATATTGGTGAGAAAGGCCAAGAGTTTGGTGCTACAACGGGTCGCAAACGTCGCCCTGGTTGGTTAGATGCTGTGGCCATGCGCCGTGCCGTTCAAATCAACAGTCTTAGCGGTTTTTGCTTAACTAAATTAGACGTTTTAGACGGTCTAAAAGAAGTTAAGATTTGTGTTGGCTATCAATATGCTGATGGAACAGTTTCAAAGGTGACCCCTTTAGCTGCTGAAGGTTATGATCTAGTTACCCCAATTTATGAAACTATGCCTGGTTGGAGTGAAAACACTTTCGGTGCCACAACCATCGAGCAATTACCTGCCGCGGCAATTAATTATATCAAGCGTCTCGAAGTGTTATTAGAAACGCCCATTGATATTATCTCTACCGGTCCGGATAGAAATGAAACCATGATTTTGGTGAGTCCGTTCAAGTAAACTAAAAAGGCCGCGATAAGCGGCCTTTTTAATGAGTGCGATTAACTGTCGTAGCAGTTTCTACTCAAGAAATACGCTATACTGCCGATGGGTTAGTCATGATAGTGTCATCGAGAATCCTTATGTTGCGTATCTCTTTATTGTTGTTGAGTGTTGTGTCCATCAATGTTTTTGCGGTCACCGAAGCCGTCGATATCTATAGCGATCAACAATTGATTTCGCTCATTCGTTCAAATCAATATTTGCAACGCGTAAAAGCTGACGACTGTCAGTTAGTGCAAGACATTGAAGCCCGTGCAGAAGTGTTGCAGCAACCCATGTACCAGTTTTTATGGGGTGAAATGCTCAATAACGGTGTGTGCGTAAAGGCACATCCCTCTCGCGGTATGGCACTACTGCAAACCGCTGCAGAGCAAGGTAGCCCCGAAGCGATGGTAAAATTGGCAGATTATTATTATCGCGGTAAACTAGTGGTTAAAGATCCTAATCGTGCCGTGCAATATGTGTTGCCTGCCGCAGCGAATGGGGATTTAACCGCAAAAATGATATTGGTTCGTTTATTTGGACAAGGCTACGGAAGTCCTGCCGATTATGAACTAGGCTATCATTGGTTATATAACAGTATATTTGACGACGACGCCCAACAGAAAAAGGCCTCGTCCTTATTGCAGATGCTAGCTGCAAAAATGCCTGCCAGTATTGTGGCCAGAGCACAGCAGCCACAGCTGTACACACGTTAAAGGCTCCACGATATGGAGCGAATTATTTGG from Shewanella psychromarinicola includes the following:
- a CDS encoding tetratricopeptide repeat protein, which encodes MLRISLLLLSVVSINVFAVTEAVDIYSDQQLISLIRSNQYLQRVKADDCQLVQDIEARAEVLQQPMYQFLWGEMLNNGVCVKAHPSRGMALLQTAAEQGSPEAMVKLADYYYRGKLVVKDPNRAVQYVLPAAANGDLTAKMILVRLFGQGYGSPADYELGYHWLYNSIFDDDAQQKKASSLLQMLAAKMPASIVARAQQPQLYTR
- a CDS encoding adenylosuccinate synthase, with the translated sequence MGKNVVVLGTQWGDEGKGKIVDLLTEQAKYVVRYQGGHNAGHTLVIDGEKTVLHLIPSGILRDNVKCIIGNGVVVSPDALMTEINMLKKRGVPVEERLLISEACPLILPFHCALDVAREKARGNKAIGTTGRGIGPAYEDKVSRRGLRIGDLFNAELFATKLQEVMKYHNFMLTEYYHVEAVDYQQTLDDALAIADYLKSMCTDVSEMLDVARKAGEPILFEGAQGTLLDIDHGTYPFVTSSNTTAGGVATGSGFGPRHLDYVLGIMKAYTTRVGAGPFPTELTNEIGDYIGEKGQEFGATTGRKRRPGWLDAVAMRRAVQINSLSGFCLTKLDVLDGLKEVKICVGYQYADGTVSKVTPLAAEGYDLVTPIYETMPGWSENTFGATTIEQLPAAAINYIKRLEVLLETPIDIISTGPDRNETMILVSPFK